From Hirundo rustica isolate bHirRus1 chromosome 1, bHirRus1.pri.v3, whole genome shotgun sequence, a single genomic window includes:
- the RNF152 gene encoding E3 ubiquitin-protein ligase RNF152: METLSQDSLLECQICFNYYSPRRRPKLLDCKHTCCSVCLQQMRTSQKDLRCPWCRGITKLPPGYSVSQLPDDPEVIAVIAIPHASEHTPVFIKLPSNGCYMLPLPLSKERALLPGDIGCRLLPGSQQKSLTVVTIPAEQQPLQGGLPAEAGAEEPDRRGAVKSSTWSGVCTVILVACVLVFLLGIVLHNMSCISKRFTVISCG, encoded by the coding sequence ATGGAGACCTTATCCCAGGACTCTCTGCTGGAGTGCCAGATTTGCTTCAACTACTACAGCCCCCGCCGGCGGCCCAAGCTGCTGGACTGCAAGCACACCTGCTGCTCCGTGTGCCTGCAGCAGATGAGGACCAGCCAGAAGGACCTGCGCTGCCCCTGGTGCCGTGGGATCACCAAGCTGCCTCCGGGATACTCTGTGTCGCAGCTGCCCGATGACCCCGAGGTGATCGCCGTCATCGCGATCCCCCACGCCTCGGAGCACACCCCCGTCTTCATCAAACTCCCCAGCAACGGGTGCTACATGCTGCCCTTGCCTCTCTCCAAGGAGCGGGCGCTGCTGCCGGGAGACATCGGCTGCCGTCTCCTGCCCGGCAGCCAGCAGAAGTCCCTGACGGTGGTGACGATCCCCGCAGAGCAGCAGCCGCTGCAGGGCGGCCTTCCCGCCGAGGCGGGAGCGGAGGAGCCGGACCGCAGAGGCGCTGTGAAAAGCTCCACCTGGTCAGGGGTGTGCACTGTGATCCTGGTGGCCTGCGTCCTGGTCTTCCTCCTGGGCATCGTCCTCCACAACATGTCGTGCATTTCCAAGCGCTTCACGGTGATCTCCTGCGGCTGA